One window of Botrimarina mediterranea genomic DNA carries:
- a CDS encoding PSD1 and planctomycete cytochrome C domain-containing protein produces MRKRWVAVLSLASTLAWALLAGGAFGDGSALDHFERRIRPVLIEHCYPCHSQASGVTQGGLRLDTAAAMCRGGDSGPVLSADTPEDSPLLQALRYEGYEMPPSGKLPDETIAAFAEWIAAGAHDPREGDEPITEPPTIDAKSHWSFQPIERPEVPQVESAGVRTPIDAFVTAKQREAGVEPAPAATSHDLLRRVYFDLTGLPPTAAEIERFQNDPSDEAYEAIVDALLASPRFGERWGRYWLDVARYADTKGYVFEEDRNYPNAYRYRDWVIASFNDDLPYDQFLIAQIAADQLGEEAPREAMGYLTLGRRFLNNPHDIIDDRIDVVTRGMLGLTVACARCHDHKYDPIPTADYYSLYSVFASSEEQKPENCPPVLVDRAEPVQQVVFLRGNPGMRGEPTPRQFLACVTDGDRRPFEKGSGRRELAEAIASPDNPLTARVWANRVWGWLFGRGLVATASDFGLRGEAPTHPELLDYLATALIDDGWSTKRLVRRIVLSSVYRQSCEAPPASLETDPGNTLLTRRERRRLDLEANRDAVLQACGRLDLAMGGPSQQLVGDTPTTRRAVYGFVERQNLPAFFRTFDFPSPDTHASNRAVTVSPQQALYFLNSPLMIANAAALAEHSAEAGADEAARVEWMFRQTQGRRPSDAERADLFAFLTDPAAAEAPPAPEWSYGWGRIDEASVTIDFHVLPHFKGDAWQGGPELPDPSIGWVMLNAGGGHPGDTTHQAIRRWTAPAPGDVTVAGKLSHGSDQGDGVRARVVHSVGAITGEWTAANATTDTGTQPMRVAAGDTIDFVVDCRESEAFDSFGWDVTLNLLREGEEVATPYRSTTGFEGPAPAPLDRWGRLAQVLLMCNEFQFVD; encoded by the coding sequence ATGCGGAAACGCTGGGTTGCGGTCCTGAGCCTCGCCTCGACGCTCGCCTGGGCGTTGTTGGCTGGCGGCGCGTTTGGCGATGGCTCCGCGCTGGACCACTTCGAGCGCCGCATCCGCCCGGTGCTGATCGAGCACTGCTATCCGTGCCACTCGCAGGCGAGCGGCGTCACTCAGGGCGGTCTGCGGCTCGACACGGCCGCGGCAATGTGCCGTGGCGGCGACTCGGGGCCGGTCCTCTCCGCCGACACACCCGAGGACAGCCCGCTGCTCCAGGCGTTGCGTTACGAGGGCTACGAGATGCCCCCCTCCGGCAAGCTGCCGGACGAGACGATCGCCGCGTTCGCCGAGTGGATCGCCGCCGGCGCCCACGACCCGCGCGAAGGTGACGAGCCAATCACCGAGCCGCCGACGATCGACGCCAAGTCGCACTGGTCGTTCCAGCCAATCGAACGGCCCGAGGTCCCGCAGGTCGAGTCCGCCGGGGTCCGCACGCCGATCGACGCGTTCGTTACCGCTAAGCAGCGCGAGGCCGGCGTTGAGCCGGCGCCGGCCGCCACGTCGCACGACCTGTTACGTCGCGTCTACTTCGACCTCACCGGCTTGCCGCCGACGGCCGCCGAGATCGAGCGCTTCCAGAACGACCCGAGCGATGAGGCCTACGAAGCGATTGTCGATGCGCTGCTCGCTTCGCCGCGGTTTGGCGAGCGCTGGGGCCGCTACTGGCTCGACGTGGCGCGCTACGCGGACACCAAGGGCTATGTCTTCGAGGAGGATCGCAACTACCCCAACGCCTACCGCTACCGCGACTGGGTGATCGCCAGCTTCAACGATGACCTGCCTTACGACCAGTTCCTCATCGCGCAAATCGCGGCCGATCAACTCGGCGAGGAAGCGCCGCGCGAGGCGATGGGCTACCTGACACTCGGGCGGCGGTTCCTCAACAACCCGCACGACATCATTGACGACCGCATCGACGTCGTCACCCGCGGCATGCTCGGGCTCACCGTCGCCTGCGCGCGGTGCCATGATCACAAGTACGACCCGATCCCAACGGCCGACTACTACTCGCTCTACAGCGTCTTCGCCAGCAGCGAAGAGCAGAAGCCCGAGAACTGCCCCCCGGTGCTGGTCGATCGCGCCGAGCCGGTGCAGCAGGTCGTCTTCCTCCGCGGCAACCCCGGCATGCGGGGCGAACCGACGCCGCGCCAATTCCTGGCATGCGTGACCGACGGGGATCGCCGGCCGTTCGAGAAGGGGAGCGGGCGGCGCGAACTCGCCGAAGCGATCGCCAGCCCCGACAACCCACTCACCGCGCGCGTCTGGGCCAACCGTGTGTGGGGCTGGCTCTTCGGGCGCGGCCTCGTGGCGACGGCGAGCGACTTTGGGTTGCGTGGCGAGGCGCCAACCCATCCCGAGCTGCTCGACTATCTCGCCACAGCGCTGATCGACGACGGTTGGTCGACAAAGCGGCTCGTGCGGCGGATCGTGCTGTCGAGCGTTTACCGCCAGAGTTGCGAGGCGCCGCCGGCGTCGCTTGAAACCGACCCCGGCAATACGTTGCTCACACGTCGCGAACGGCGGCGACTGGACCTCGAGGCGAACCGCGACGCGGTGCTGCAAGCGTGCGGGCGACTCGACTTGGCGATGGGCGGCCCGTCGCAACAACTGGTGGGCGACACGCCGACGACACGCCGCGCGGTCTATGGATTCGTTGAACGCCAGAACCTCCCGGCGTTCTTCCGTACGTTTGATTTTCCGAGCCCCGACACGCACGCCTCGAACCGCGCGGTGACGGTCTCGCCGCAACAGGCGCTCTACTTCCTCAATAGCCCGTTGATGATCGCCAACGCCGCGGCTTTAGCTGAGCATAGCGCGGAAGCCGGCGCCGATGAGGCGGCTCGCGTCGAGTGGATGTTCCGCCAGACACAGGGCCGCCGGCCCAGCGACGCCGAGCGGGCGGACCTCTTCGCCTTCCTCACGGACCCCGCCGCCGCCGAGGCGCCGCCGGCGCCGGAATGGAGTTACGGCTGGGGCCGCATTGATGAAGCAAGCGTCACGATTGACTTCCACGTGTTGCCGCACTTCAAGGGTGACGCTTGGCAAGGCGGGCCCGAGTTGCCGGATCCGTCGATCGGCTGGGTCATGCTCAACGCCGGCGGCGGCCACCCCGGTGACACCACCCACCAAGCGATCCGCCGCTGGACCGCGCCCGCGCCCGGAGATGTCACGGTGGCGGGCAAGCTGTCACACGGCTCGGACCAAGGCGACGGCGTCCGCGCCCGCGTCGTGCATTCGGTCGGCGCCATCACGGGCGAGTGGACCGCCGCCAACGCGACCACCGACACCGGAACGCAGCCAATGCGCGTCGCGGCGGGCGACACGATCGATTTCGTTGTCGATTGCCGAGAGAGCGAAGCATTCGATTCGTTCGGCTGGGACGTTACGCTCAACCTCCTCCGCGAAGGCGAAGAGGTCGCGACGCCCTACCGATCGACAACAGGCTTCGAAGGCCCCGCGCCGGCGCCGCTCGACCGCTGGGGCCGACTCGCGCAGGTGCTGCTGATGTGCAACGAGTTCCAGTTCGTCGATTGA
- a CDS encoding DUF1501 domain-containing protein: MDPLLSRREMLTRCGMGFGAMTLGTMLGAPATASSGGAADWLAPKAPHFPVKAKHVIHLFMNGGPSHLDTFDPKPILEKYAGKPLEGGAPATERPTGAPLPSPFKFKKYGQSGIEVSELFPHVAESIDDIAVVRSMYADVPNHEPSLLLMNCGEARLPRPSFGSWLTYGLGAENANLPAFVVLCPGGFPIQETQNWQSGFLPGVYQGSYVDPNSETVERMIEHVRNRATPTSAQAAQLELMRRLEEHRHTAAEFDPALEARIQSFELGFRMQSEATDAFDVTREPAHIREMYGPGVQGKQMLIARRLVERGVRTVQVWHGAGQPWDSHDDLEVQHRRLAGECDQAIGALLKDLKQRGLLEETLVLWGGEFGRTPTVELPKEGLNAGKINGRDHNHYGFTVWMAGGGVRGGQVYGATDELGFKAVENRVHVHDLHATMLKLLGFDHTKLTYRHAGRDFRLTDVHGTVVERLIA; the protein is encoded by the coding sequence ATGGACCCGTTATTGAGCCGCCGCGAGATGCTTACGCGCTGTGGCATGGGCTTTGGCGCGATGACGCTTGGGACGATGCTCGGCGCACCCGCGACCGCGTCGAGCGGCGGCGCCGCCGATTGGCTCGCGCCGAAGGCGCCGCACTTTCCGGTGAAGGCGAAGCACGTTATTCACTTGTTCATGAACGGCGGTCCGTCGCACCTCGACACGTTCGACCCCAAGCCGATCCTCGAGAAGTACGCCGGCAAACCACTCGAAGGGGGCGCGCCCGCGACCGAACGACCGACCGGCGCGCCGCTCCCCTCGCCGTTCAAGTTCAAGAAGTACGGCCAGAGCGGCATCGAGGTCAGCGAGCTCTTCCCGCACGTCGCCGAGAGCATCGACGACATCGCCGTGGTGCGTTCGATGTACGCCGACGTGCCCAACCACGAGCCGTCGCTGCTGCTGATGAACTGCGGCGAGGCGCGGCTGCCGCGGCCGAGCTTCGGGTCGTGGCTCACTTATGGCCTCGGCGCCGAGAACGCGAACCTGCCCGCGTTTGTCGTGCTCTGTCCCGGCGGCTTCCCGATCCAAGAGACCCAGAACTGGCAGTCGGGCTTCTTGCCGGGCGTCTATCAGGGATCGTATGTCGATCCGAATAGCGAGACCGTCGAGCGGATGATCGAGCACGTCCGCAACCGCGCAACCCCAACCAGTGCGCAAGCAGCGCAGCTTGAATTAATGCGGCGGCTCGAAGAGCATCGCCACACGGCGGCGGAATTCGACCCGGCGCTCGAGGCGCGGATCCAGTCGTTCGAGCTCGGCTTCCGAATGCAGTCCGAGGCGACCGACGCGTTCGACGTGACGCGCGAGCCGGCCCACATTCGTGAGATGTACGGCCCCGGTGTGCAAGGCAAGCAGATGCTCATCGCCCGCCGACTGGTCGAACGCGGCGTCCGCACGGTGCAGGTGTGGCACGGCGCGGGCCAACCGTGGGACAGCCACGACGACCTCGAAGTGCAGCACCGCCGCCTTGCCGGTGAATGCGACCAAGCGATCGGCGCGTTGCTCAAAGACCTCAAGCAGCGCGGCTTGCTCGAAGAGACGCTCGTCCTCTGGGGCGGCGAGTTCGGCCGCACGCCGACGGTCGAGCTGCCGAAGGAGGGCCTCAACGCCGGCAAGATCAACGGCCGCGACCACAACCACTACGGCTTCACCGTCTGGATGGCGGGCGGCGGCGTCCGCGGCGGGCAGGTCTACGGCGCCACCGACGAGCTCGGCTTCAAAGCGGTCGAGAACCGCGTCCACGTGCACGACCTGCACGCCACGATGCTAAAGCTGCTCGGCTTCGACCACACGAAGCTCACCTA